ATTAGGAGTAGGTTTTTCAGTAAAACCAACAATAATATATCCATCGGTATATtcctgagggtcagaccgtgaAGAAAAGACACACTGTTCGCagcaaaaattttaaaactttATCTCGCTAAGTTATTTTTTCATCgatatttttgcaaaaaatgAGTCGTAATTTTGAATGGGCCATAAAAGAGGGTATGCACAACTGGCAAAAACAGCCAAGGCAAACTGCAAGCTTCGTACGAACCTCACCTCGCGAGTGAGGAGAACATACCTTGAAGGCAGAATCGGCTTCTCGTCTGCAAGGTATATTAGGCAAATGGGGTGGATTTCTTCTTGCATGCGTTTGCATTTTCTGCACCGTTTTGGCTGTTGTAcataccctctttttcctCCCATTATGTATCAAATGAGTAGTTACCGTGTAGTAAGGGTGTAGTTCTTGTGGAGAATTTTGGAAAATGAAGACAAAACGCAGCTCGTTAATCTAAAGTTTATCAATATATTAGTCCAATAAATAGTAAAAATAACCTAAATTAGAAGATATTGACTGGCAATCGGATGACTCAGTACATTAACCGAGAGCAGGAGCCGACGTCGACGCCGCCAGCTGTGCAGCCTACggcagcaataacaacaaaaggcagagagaggagaggaggtgTGTATGTGTACCATTTGCTGCTTTAGCCCACTGCCCACCCAACGTCCTCGCCCATCTTGCGCGCATCCCCGACCCGCCCCACCACGCATCTTCACTCCAGTGGGCACACGTACACTTTCTTGAGCGTGTAATTTGGTTAAATTATTAATTCGCTTACCCCCCACATACGACCGTGGGCCCTTGCCCCAACGCCGCTCGTACAGTGGGGCGTGCCGGGAATTTGCTTGCCGTTTGAGCTTCCGTTCAATCGTTTCCCCATATTTGCCTTTACAGTGTCGCCATGCGCTTTAACAAGTCGGAGCTGAACGCCTTGGCCACAAGTCCGGCAACCAAGTTCGACAAGGAGGGCCTGCTCATCGTTACGGATCGCCAGGAGGGATTCCTGTGGCGCAGTGAAGGTATGTGTACATGCCAGAGGTAGCGCAGCAGATAAGCGGTTAATCACCCAAAACGTATCCCACGTATTTTTAGCCCTGATCACATGccatgcacatgcacatgcaaatgcaaatgctcATGCCATACACACTGACActgacacagacacacacccaTGCACACTGCTGGACCGATAAGTCCAAGTCCTGTCCAAGCACTCTGCTTATATGCACAATTCCATTCTCCCTTCCCACAGTCAGAGTCGAACGCTGGTGCAAGCTGCGCGGCAATCTGCTGTTTTGCCTAAAGGACAAGGATCCAAAATCCCCAGTATCGGGTGTCCTGGTTCTGGAGAACTGTCGAGCCCGCATTCAGAATGAAGACTGCGACCTGGAGGGCTATATATTCGATTTAGGTGAGTGATGCTTGCTACGTGCGGCCTATGTGAATTCTCTTTCTAATCTGTTGTGCATTATAGACTTCAAAGACAGTCCAACGGAGCGCTTCATCAGCTACTCGTCGGCCGAGCGCCTGGCCTGGGTATACAGCATTGAGCAGGCGTCCAACGAGACGCTGAATCTGCTGATCAACCAGCTGAAGGAGCAGATTGTGGTCAAGAGCAGGCAGCTACCTCTGGCCATGGGCAATAATATTGATTTGGGTGTGCCAGTGCCACCCGCAACGatccagcagcatcagcagcaggagacaGCGGGGGACTCTCCTCCCGTGGAAGTAGCACCGCCCTTTGAAGGTGATCTTATACAGTtctaacaaaaacaaaacaaaagaagagaaacaaaCCAAAtaatgtggatgtggatgtggatgttgttattgtttatgtttcagtttgtttttttagttAACAAAATTCGCTCTGTGTCTCTCACTCGCACTGGCCCACTCTctcgcactcgctctctcCATCCCTCTCTCTTTGAAACAGAGAGCTGTATCCTactcactcgcactcacactcgcaaTCGCACACATAAatctcatttgcatttccgttacgcaaacacaaacacacgaaAGAAAGCCCATcgtcattccattccattccattccaagaCCATGTCGCTTCCATTGTATATATCTTTGTATAACTGTATTTGTAAATTTAACGGGCGATTGGTGGTTGGGTTGCAAGGAGATCGATCTCGCACTGGAAATGGGTTTTATTCTTggaataaaattgaattttatttttgaatttaaaacggaaacggagtttgtttttttttttgtttttcgttttcttttcgttttgtttctgATTCCAAGCGTTCCAGTCTGCTCGGCTCTGATCTGTTCTGATCTGCTTCTCCTTCCAGAACTGGACCTCTCGGAGCTGCCCATCTGCGAGACGGCCTTGTCCTGTGATAGCCTGCCGGTAGACACCTTCGGGCGTGATCCCAATCCGCGTGTTGTCTGCTCGGTGCTGCAGCCAGGGGAGGATTGCCTCTGGCGCGAGCATGCCCGCACGGAGCTCCAGGAGGGTACACGCACGCCGCAGTTCCTGGCCACGATGCGCTTCCAGCGCAGCGCCGGGTTCACTGCCTCCACGCGTCTGCGTTTCAGTGTCCACGATGTGCGCGAGCGCATGACGCTGACATCGGTGCCCCTGGGCCATGCCGAGGTGGCCCTGGGCGTCATACAGGACACCACGCGACTGCGTCTGCCCGTGGGTTCGCCGCGTGGGGAATGCGGCTTCATTACTCTTGTTTCCTGGTCACCGGAGGCAGCCGTGGAACCGGGCCAAGCGGCGGGCAACGGCTTGGCGCCGCCTCCCCGTTCCAGCACACAACTCTTCGAAACGGCTGCagggagcagcggcagcgggagcGGCAGGAGAGGTAAGTGCTTAACGAACCGAAGGACATGTCGCCAGAGATTTATGCACCTTTCTCTGGTCCACCAGCCCATCGTCGCACTCAATCGCTGCCACCGAAGCTTGGCGTGCGCCTGTTTGTGCCGCAGCAATGCGGCCTGCAGAAGGTCTGCGCCAAGCCCCGCTTGCACACATATCGATTGCATTCCTCGCTGGGAGCGGACATCAGCGTGCAGGAGACGCTGCTGGAGTCGCGTCTGTGCTGCGTGCTGCCCCAGCAGCTGCTTTCCATTTGGATACAGCGCGAaaaggagctgctgcaggagatCTCAGGCATGGGCGAGCTGAGCGGCGAGTGGCGATGGCGCCAGATGAATCTGCTCGAAGAGCATTTGCGCCTGCTTAAGGACTACTCGCAGGCCAAGCAGAATATCCAGCAGTTGGCCCGCGATGGGGTCTTCTTCAAACGGTCGTCGGTGAAGACGGACGAGTCGCTGGAGTTTCTGCCCGTCAATCTGCACGTGCAACGAATGTGGGCCCAGAACGACACCCTGCAGCGGCGCGGGTTCCTAGACATAGTGACGGTGGGCGCCTTCACGCGACACGATGCCAAGGGTCGACAGTGCGGCGGATTGATCAAGTGAGAGATTGCATCGCAGTGGATTCTCGAAGGAGCTACTAACCATATCCCTTTGTTTTGTTGGCAGACTCCTGCAGGAGAGCAAGTCGTGGAAGTTGGAGCAGAGCAATGCCTGCAAGGTGCAGGCAGCCAACGATGCCGTCCAAGCCACCAAGCAGCTGCGCAAGGAGATCGTCGAACTGATGTCCCAGCTCCTGCAGCTGGCCAGCCGCCGCTGCGTCACCGACATGATGCCGCTGTGCGACCAGATGGTGTCCAAGACCCGCACCTTGCTGAACATCTGGGAGCCGAGCATTGTCAAGGAGGCGGTGGACTTTATCGAACAGCATCGCATCATCGAGGAGCCGGAGAATGTACTGATGGAACCAATGTCCCCATTCCGAAAGATAACCCAACAGCTGACGGCCCTGGAATTGAAGTCCCCAGAGCTGGAGGACTTTGCCACGCCGGTGGTGGCCCCGCCTGATCTGTGGCCCCGGGGCCAACCGCCGCTGATGCGCTCCAATAGCTGGCATCCGAGCAACAGCTCGCCCTCCAGCTCCCTGGACATTCGTGCCATTGACTCGCTGCAGCACGTGGTCAAGTGCTACAACGAGCATCTGCGTAGCCTAGAGCAGGGCGCGGATGGACTGCGTACTGAAAAGGATGCCCTGGCCGAGGCGGAGGCCACATATCAGTCGCTGCCACTGGCCTGGCAtgcccagccacagccacttcAACATCCCCATCTACAGCCCGAACCGACTCCCATTCCCGCTGCACTGCAGCTGATCGATCTGGATGAGATGAGGGGCACAGTCCACAATCCACAGCCGCCCGCAGGATTCCTCGACACCAAGCTGATGAGCTCCTCGCCCTCGGCCAACTATTACCGGCCCACGGAGGAGCCCGAGCCCCTGGATCTCACCCAGCTGAACATCGAGGCGAGTGTGATGTGCCTGGAGTGCAAGCTGAAGTTCTTCTGTGGCCGTCGCGACAGCCCGGCCATCCGACTGCGTCATCCCAAGCCGCCGATGAAGCGCGAGGGCTTTGCCGTAgccccacagcagcagcaggcgccgGCACCCGATGTGATTTCGGCACCCGAAAAGCCCACACCGAAGATGGAACTGGACCTCAAGCccctgccagcagcagcagcaggatccTCAGGTTCGGCTGCCGTCAAGAAGGGCAACAAATTCACAGACGGATTGGACCTATCGCTGACCACAGACTGGGCCGCCGAGCTGCGTCCCAGCATGCGCAAGCTGCGGCATGCCATGGACAGGCTGCTGAAGACAGCCCGCCTGATGCACTCGGTCCAACGGCTGCAGCAGGATGTGCGCTGCAATCGTCTGCAGGCGAGCATCATGTATCGCCGCGATGTCTGCTTCTCTCAGGCGGTAAGAGTGGGGATCCACCGCCAAATGGGAATTTATAGTAAAGTAAtccttgctctctctcccacagCTGACGGCTCTGGTTAGCTCTTTGATGCTGCGCCTTTGGGGCAGCGAGCTGGACATGGCCTATCTGGTGATGCTCAGGGATCTGGGGCCGCTGGCCTACTTTGAGGGCCTGTTGACGCTCTTTGGCAACGAGGCGGACATGTGGAGCGACATGTGCATTGCCATCGAGGATCTGTCGGCCGTCAGCTTTCAGCTGGTGCGCGCTCAGGGCGAGGCCACGCTGGCGCCGATGCCACGCATCACAGGATCGCGTCAGGCTCTGGAAGTGCagctgccagtgccagagcacTCGCTGCCCGGCAACGGCACCTCCATTTCGTTCAAGATCACGCCCGTATTCTTCAACATCGGCATCAATGGCAAGGCCACCTATGCCGAGACGGTGGGCCAGACCCGGGAGCAGCATCGCTCCAATTGGGACAACTATCTGAGGCTCAGCCAGTACTACGGGCGGTATCGCAAGCTGGGCCTAGGCTCTGTGGACGCTGGCGAGTCCCTGCAGTCACTGCTGGGCTTCATGGAGCAGCAGCTTCGCGCGAATCTCTCCAAGAATGTAAAGATTCTCCATTTGGCCGAGGATGCCTGCCGTCTGATGGATGGCCTGCGTTTCACCTCCTGCAAGAGTGCCAAGGATCGCACCGGGATGGCCGTCACCCTGGAGCAGTGTCGAGTGCTGGTACGTGAATTTCAGCTGCCGGCCAAGCACGTGCCCTACGCCCTGAGCACCATGAGAAGGTAAGTCCTGCCCTGAAACTtgcttaaattaaattatattccGTTTGTTATTTGGTCCAGCGAGGGCACACGAATGGACAACGTCCTGAAGAATATTGGCACACGCAAGTATGCTTTCCATTGGACGCAGGTGCCCTTTCTGCCGGCCATGTATAGGCCGCCAGTTGGCAGCTATGGCAAGGCTCAGACCTAGTCCACTGGAACTGGACAGACGCCAACGTATAGAAAAAACTGTGccaaaaaaatcgaaaaaaactaaattttaacCGACAATTAACAAAACCAATTCTTGAAAAggaaactaattaaattagCACATTCGACAGACAATTGTTAAACGCATCACACGATTCCCCCCTTACCCCTTAACCAATACCCCAGTCGACGTATTTATTTAGAATCTAGAATCCCAATCCCCTACGTAGTTGGTAGACGCGAAAAGAAGGGAAGGCAACCGTGTACTTTATCGACTCATGTACTTCCAGTAAATAAAAGAAAGCGAACTTGTTAACAAATATAACACTTAAAAAAAGCAGATTGGAGCTTCCTTCTAGTAATCCTGTATGCGGCCAGTGCCCAGTCGCTGTTTGCGTATCTCTGTCTTCAGCCAGGAGGGCACATCCTTGATGGGATGGGCATTGGGAAAGCGTAGCGGCTTGGCGGGCCCATCGAAGGGATGCGACTTGGCCAGCTTGCGCTGCAGGTATTCCTTGTTCAGCTGCTTCTCGTCCCGATGCTTGTCCATGTACAGATTGAAGGGCTGTTTCAGTGGAAAGAATTTCTGATCAGCAAGATACGGTTTGGGGAAATCGTACTCATAGACAGGCTCTTTTAGATCTGCAGTAAAAGAATCCATTATAAACCAAATGCAGGAGTAGAATCTCTGTGTAAGAACGCACTCAAAACATCGTGATAGAACTCCGTCAGCGACTCATCCCAGTTGGTTTGATAGAAGGCCAGCCCTGCCGGCGTCAACTGCTCCTGATGCTGGCGATAAAACTCCAGCGTGCTGAATGTGCGCTTCTCCAAATTGCTATAATCCGAGGAGGCCAGCTGGTAAGAGCCAAGATCCATGGCAGCCTGCTGCTTGTACAGCACAAAGACCATGCGCTGATAGCCGACGCCTTTGGGCGGAAACGGTGGCAGATATTCAGCTAGAACCTGACCTTCGCTCACCCTGCCATTGGGTATATTGGCACTGCAAGGCAGAAGAGGACCATCAATTGGGAAACCATGTCAGATAAGGCTCTGGATACCTACATGAACCAATGCAGACACTCCGCTGAAGGATTGGTGTAATGGGCATCTGGATTGGTGGCCAACAACGTCCAGTAGCTATCCTGCCCCGCCGCCGACTTCCCCGTAATGGGATCCATTTGACCATCGAAGCTCACGAGTGGCTGCTTGGCCGCCTCCGCGGGCTTGATCACATTGCCATTGTAGACCGGTGTGAGGGTGTCGCCGCCCAGCTCGTAGCTTATGCTGAGTGGCACGCGGGGCACAAAGTAGGCGCTGCCATACAGATGCTCAAAGATGCCATAATGATCTGCGAGCAGGCGTAGATCGTGCTGGCCGGTCGTCTGCACATATGTCTGCTGCACTTTGTCCAGATCGATGATCACTGCAGGAGACGGTGCGGCACGGCATAAATGACAGGTACACATAAGGATCTAGTGGTGCTGGATGCTACTTACGCTTTTGGCTGCGTGCCAGTTGCTCCAGTTGTTTGTTGGCCCGCTGCGTCTTTAGATGCTCCAGGCGGGTCTTTAGCTGGGCCGAGCGCGATTCCTTGAGCTGTGGAAACCCAATGTTGATGCGGGCCACCACCTCAGGATCAGTCACAGTCTCCTCTGTGGGTGGGGAAAGTGGGTTTTTTAGCGCGATTACATCAACAAATCAGGAAAAGGGCTTACCCCGCAAACGTTGTTCCAGCGTACGGGCCACGCCGGGCGGCTTGCCACGCAGCCTATGGCCCTGGCGCGTGCTAATGAGCACAACCGTGGCGGGTGTTCCTCGCAATCCATGGTTAAGACCGCTTTTCATTAACAAATTACTAAAAGACATTGTGTgttttataagttttgtaagaaagtgtgaccgcggaattatcgataaaatataccgtccgaccctcagaaatataccgaaacataccgcctcattttcaaaatatactgtaaatttactgacgaattcaagttctgttatacatattcctcgtttttgatattccgtggaatattactagctatgctatatagatctctcagtccaatcttctgaaggctatatctcagacaaatgaggccagatcggtgatcggtcaactctcccaggatcgtgagggtccGGACTGTCGAACgtcatcaaaatctcgactacgaaaatgaggccgatttttggcaattttaatgatgtaaccatcatgattttttgcgaaaatcgtgaaaaatggatgtccgtttttccgatggcagtcgattggcaggactcgcccgatcacggaaaggcatgccacgccccgataggtccataaatagtcgagatatagccaaAGAGAATATGAAAAAATCGGCAAGTTGAGGATTGTTGTTGCACCATAACAAAAATCGGTAGATTTTTGTTGTAGAACacttaacaacaacaaacgacTACAACAAGCCAggtttgttttattgttttctccgctatttgtggcccgatcagtatgatggcttcctgtgatcgaaTAAGTGCACCCGATCTAATGGAGCCCTTATCACGGATCCAGAATATTTTTCCCAATCAAACATAATAgtatttatctatttattttattattcgaCAACGGAACCAGCATAATCCTTATCTAACTTATTTCTATCTTAAATAATAAAGATTTGAGCAGCTATGGTCCTTCCATCCCAAAGGGAGGAGAAATGCACGACGCGAAATCTGCGAACTTTCTTTATTAGATCCCAGGCTCTTCGGCTCTAAGCCAGTCTGACGCCCATTCATACACCGCCGAATCAAACGATGGGCTACAGCTTCAAAGCGGGTAAGTGAATCAGTGTACAATTGTggacatattttaaaatatatcttgaTTCACAGAGGGCTTATGTACCCTTCGCTTTGCCACAAACCGAGTCGTATCCGACTTTCCCCGCCAAAAGGAGTCCTATCCAAGCATTGCTGAGGCCTATGCGAGATAGACCGAGTCCGatcccagccagacagaatcgTATCCCAGCAGGACAGATGGGCAACCCCTGCAAGATCCGAACGTAAgaagccatcgtcatccttcgaactggccatcgacaacaagggaGAGGGTACGCGAGCTACTAGATTTTAGAAAGATATCGTTGTTGTTACGTTTAAGatagatacaaatgttttccacttgttgACTTATTTgtactaagctaagttttgatCAATAAAGTTATTGAAAAACATCCTTGCTGTATTCTGTATTGGGGAAACCATACCGATTACAAAAAGGCGgggcacgcccagatcggttcacaaacagcgaagaaaacaaaattttttgaTTGATCCTtaataaggactccatcaaaacAGGGACATTTTTTCAATCACAGATAgccatcgcacgcccagatcaaCCCACAAACAGCccagaaaactaaatatgtataGTTGGAGTTGTTGAAGTCCTTgccgaaggatcaaggaaaTTTTTCTGATCACGGTGGGCCATGGCACCTTCCGCTCAGGCCacaaataagggagaaaacaagatatatgtttctggagaaaatatccttgatccttagtccttgataaggactgcATTACATCATGGATGCTTCCCCGAGCACAGGAAGCCGTCTAatgtcccgatcgggccacaaataacggagaaaaccAAACTGGCTTGTAACTGGCTTTGCaaatgtagttcaagaaatcACAGATAGGGGCGCTACcgcaaacgaaaaaaaaactcgcGTAAAATGgctgggataccaggccaacagaaatcagcagaaggtaactgtagcaaatgcaaaaaatattgttgcatacttttgggggcccgcaaattttaaaaaattcatctaccttctgctgatttctgttcgcctggtatcccagccATTTGACgcaagttttctttttgtgtacaGTGGCGCCCCTATCGGTGATatcttgaactacattttcaaaGCCCGTTACGAGcctgttttgttttctccgttatttgtggcccgatcgggacatGCGACGGCTTCGTGTGTTCGGAATGACATCCTCGATTTGATGGAGTCcctatcaaggaccaaggatcaaggatattttctccagacatAAATATCTTGTTTCTCCCATATTTGTGTCCTGATCGGAAGGTGCCATGGCCCCACGTGATCAGacaaatgtccttgatccttcggtaaggactccaacGACCCTAACaatacatatttagttttctcggctatttggggcccgatcgggacgtgcgacAGCTTCCTGTGTTCGGAAGAACATCCTTGATGTAATgtagtccttatcaaggaccaaggatcaaggatattttctccagacatttatatcttgttttctcccttatttgtGGCCTGAGCGGAAGGTGCCATGGCCCACCGGGATcagaaaaatatccttgatccttcggcAAGGACTTCAACAACTCCAACtatacatatttagttttctggGCTGTTTGTGGGttgatctgggcgtgcgataGCTATCTGTGATTGAAAAAATGTCCCTgttttgatggagtccttattaaggatcaaggacctcttccccaatcaaaaaattttgttttcttcgctgtttgtgaaccgatctgggcgtgcccCGCCTTTTTGTAATCGGTATGGTTTCCCCAATACAGAATACAGCAAGGATGTTTTTCAATAACTTTATTGatcaaaacttagcttagtacAAATAAGTcaacaagtggaaaacatttgtatctatCTTAAACGTAACAACAACGATATCTTTCTAAAATCTAGTAGCTCGCGTACCCTCtcccttgttgtcgatggccagttcgaaggatgacgatggcttcTTACGTTCGGATCTTGCAGGGGTTGCCCATCTGTCCTGCTGGGATAcgattctgtctggctgggatCGGACTCGGTCTATCTCGCATAGGCCTCAGCAATGCTTGGATAGGACTCCTTTTGGCGGGGAAAGTCGGATACGACTCGGTTTGTGGCAAAGCGAAGGGTACATAAGCCCTCTGTGAAtcaagatatattttaaaatatgtccACAATTGTACACTGATTCACTTACCCGCTTTGAAGCTGTAGCCCATCGTTTGATTCGGCGGTGTATGAATGGGCGTCAGACTGGCTTAGAGCCGAAGAGCCTGGGATCTAATAAAGAAAGTTCGCAGATTTCGCGTCGTGCATTTCTCCTCCCTTTGGGATGGAAGGACCATAGCTGCTCAAATCTTTATTATTTAAGATAGAAATAAGTTAGATAAGGATTATGCTGGTTCCGTTGtcgaataataaaataaatagataaatacTATTATGTTTGATTGGGAAAAATATTCTGGATCCGTGATAAGGGCTCCATTAGATCGGGTGCACTTAttcgatcacaggaagccatcatactgatcgggccacaaatagcggagaaaacaataaaacaaaccTGGCTTGTTGTAgtcgtttgttgttgttaagtGTTCTACAACAAAAATCTACCGATTTTTGTTATGGTGCAACAACAATCCTCAACTTGCCGATTTTTTCATATTCTCTttggctatatctcgactatttatggacctatcggggcgtggcatgcctttccgtgatcgggcgagtcctgccaatcgactgccatcggaaaaaaggacacccaatttttcacgattttcgcaaaaaatcatgatggttacatcattaaaattgccaaaaatcggcctcattttcgtagtcgagattttgatgacGTTCGACAGTCCggaccctcacgatcctgggagagttgacCGATCACCGATCTGGCCTCATTTgtccgagatatagccttccgaagacttggatttgcgtatctttaaaatactggtttcctctgcacgctatatctctgcagtACGgaagccgatcggggcgtggcatgcctctttgtgatcgggcgagtcctgccaatcgactgccatcggaaaaaaggacatccaatttttcacgattttcgcaaaaaatcatgatggttacatcattaaatttgccaaaaatgggcctcattttcgtagtcgagatgtTGATGCCTTTCGACAGTCtagatcctcacgatcctgggagagttgaccgatcaccgatctggcctcatttgtctgagatacaGCCTACCGAAGacttggatttgcgtatctttaaaatactggtttcttctgcgcGGCGGATacgaacgccagagccgaaacCCCTGGGATCTTATCCAGAAAGTTCGTTTGCGACATGTTAGGTGTATGAACGGGactactgtatggttagtgttTCAACTTAATGCCTAtagtatataatataatataacgTAAATGGTCACCCTGCTTGAGTTGTTCCATCCAGTCGATAGTTCATTTTTctaaaaacatcgatgttctTCCACCTCTGTTGTAAAATGCCATGGACAGTGCTGGTAGAGGTGGAAAAACATCGATGAACTAAGCGTTGCCAGACTGCCTGATAGAATCGAAAGTAAGAAAAAAGCTTTTACCGAAACTCTTAAGCTGAGCTTTCTAACGGTTAATGCTAGCTGTGAAAGCTATACAACTTAATCGCAGGTTATTTCATAAAATTAATGCAAATAAT
The sequence above is a segment of the Drosophila pseudoobscura strain MV-25-SWS-2005 chromosome X, UCI_Dpse_MV25, whole genome shotgun sequence genome. Coding sequences within it:
- the mRpL38 gene encoding 39S ribosomal protein L38, mitochondrial, giving the protein MSFSNLLMKSGLNHGLRGTPATVVLISTRQGHRLRGKPPGVARTLEQRLREETVTDPEVVARINIGFPQLKESRSAQLKTRLEHLKTQRANKQLEQLARSQKLIIDLDKVQQTYVQTTGQHDLRLLADHYGIFEHLYGSAYFVPRVPLSISYELGGDTLTPVYNGNVIKPAEAAKQPLVSFDGQMDPITGKSAAGQDSYWTLLATNPDAHYTNPSAECLHWFIANIPNGRVSEGQVLAEYLPPFPPKGVGYQRMVFVLYKQQAAMDLGSYQLASSDYSNLEKRTFSTLEFYRQHQEQLTPAGLAFYQTNWDESLTEFYHDVLNLKEPVYEYDFPKPYLADQKFFPLKQPFNLYMDKHRDEKQLNKEYLQRKLAKSHPFDGPAKPLRFPNAHPIKDVPSWLKTEIRKQRLGTGRIQDY
- the LOC6901629 gene encoding inositol polyphosphate-4-phosphatase type I A, which encodes MRFNKSELNALATSPATKFDKEGLLIVTDRQEGFLWRSEVRVERWCKLRGNLLFCLKDKDPKSPVSGVLVLENCRARIQNEDCDLEGYIFDLDFKDSPTERFISYSSAERLAWVYSIEQASNETLNLLINQLKEQIVVKSRQLPLAMGNNIDLGVPVPPATIQQHQQQETAGDSPPVEVAPPFEELDLSELPICETALSCDSLPVDTFGRDPNPRVVCSVLQPGEDCLWREHARTELQEGTRTPQFLATMRFQRSAGFTASTRLRFSVHDVRERMTLTSVPLGHAEVALGVIQDTTRLRLPVGSPRGECGFITLVSWSPEAAVEPGQAAGNGLAPPPRSSTQLFETAAGSSGSGSGRRAHRRTQSLPPKLGVRLFVPQQCGLQKVCAKPRLHTYRLHSSLGADISVQETLLESRLCCVLPQQLLSIWIQREKELLQEISGMGELSGEWRWRQMNLLEEHLRLLKDYSQAKQNIQQLARDGVFFKRSSVKTDESLEFLPVNLHVQRMWAQNDTLQRRGFLDIVTVGAFTRHDAKGRQCGGLIKLLQESKSWKLEQSNACKVQAANDAVQATKQLRKEIVELMSQLLQLASRRCVTDMMPLCDQMVSKTRTLLNIWEPSIVKEAVDFIEQHRIIEEPENVLMEPMSPFRKITQQLTALELKSPELEDFATPVVAPPDLWPRGQPPLMRSNSWHPSNSSPSSSLDIRAIDSLQHVVKCYNEHLRSLEQGADGLRTEKDALAEAEATYQSLPLAWHAQPQPLQHPHLQPEPTPIPAALQLIDLDEMRGTVHNPQPPAGFLDTKLMSSSPSANYYRPTEEPEPLDLTQLNIEASVMCLECKLKFFCGRRDSPAIRLRHPKPPMKREGFAVAPQQQQAPAPDVISAPEKPTPKMELDLKPLPAAAAGSSGSAAVKKGNKFTDGLDLSLTTDWAAELRPSMRKLRHAMDRLLKTARLMHSVQRLQQDVRCNRLQASIMYRRDVCFSQALTALVSSLMLRLWGSELDMAYLVMLRDLGPLAYFEGLLTLFGNEADMWSDMCIAIEDLSAVSFQLVRAQGEATLAPMPRITGSRQALEVQLPVPEHSLPGNGTSISFKITPVFFNIGINGKATYAETVGQTREQHRSNWDNYLRLSQYYGRYRKLGLGSVDAGESLQSLLGFMEQQLRANLSKNVKILHLAEDACRLMDGLRFTSCKSAKDRTGMAVTLEQCRVLVREFQLPAKHVPYALSTMRSEGTRMDNVLKNIGTRKYAFHWTQVPFLPAMYRPPVGSYGKAQT